A DNA window from Mariprofundus aestuarium contains the following coding sequences:
- a CDS encoding SurA N-terminal domain-containing protein — protein MLESMRNHAQGWIAKVILGGIALSFVLWGVGDYFTGGQNEPVATVNDKPIGQNEFHIAYNRQVEAYRRMLGKQFSKELADSLNLKETTIQTMINRRIMIDAAGKLGLAAPAAIVLATIQTDPSFQSAGSFDPQRYQILTRNMGFGSAQDYENEMRINIMIDALQRAVSDSAQVSESDIRDAFNSQNEQRVLSAIVVDPDSLLKSVKVEEPAAKAWYEAHKERYMSPVRIKLNAVEINPTEVAADITVDDADLQKAYDERKESYTEPENRKAHHILAKVAADASEAVRLAAREKIEKALARIKAGEAFTAVAEDVSDDVTAKKGGDLGWFKQGVMIAPFEESVFSLNKGDVSEIVESELGYHLIQLDDVRPASTRAFDEVKETLRFELIQARVMDETYKLSQDLDNALGMEDSLKAAADSLNLKVTTIEPVSMDEALAQPLLYDSELRAKVFSSMPGQAVEIHDAGKGRYVAFEVLERIEPEVRDFAEVAASAYEDARRDEARKQAVTMADEIRSHSDKSLDDLAQQYGQAKFISKPVRSNGEGDEAGWLTGEVVGQAFRVSSGDWVARSMSVPQGMAVVRVDKVIAPDEKDLEAQREAISKAVKQAKGQARFSRWMASLRDRYEIAVDEKVLERY, from the coding sequence ATGCTCGAATCGATGCGTAATCACGCGCAAGGCTGGATAGCTAAAGTCATACTCGGCGGTATCGCTCTGTCGTTTGTACTCTGGGGTGTTGGCGACTACTTCACAGGTGGCCAGAATGAGCCTGTTGCGACTGTGAACGACAAGCCGATCGGACAAAACGAATTCCATATTGCCTATAATCGCCAGGTTGAAGCCTATCGCCGCATGCTGGGCAAGCAGTTCTCAAAAGAGCTGGCCGACTCACTGAACCTGAAAGAGACAACAATCCAGACCATGATCAATCGCAGGATTATGATCGATGCCGCTGGCAAGCTCGGACTTGCCGCTCCGGCCGCGATTGTACTGGCAACCATTCAGACCGATCCTTCATTCCAGTCTGCTGGAAGTTTCGATCCGCAACGCTACCAGATTCTTACGCGTAACATGGGCTTTGGCTCCGCTCAGGATTATGAAAATGAAATGCGGATCAACATCATGATTGATGCGTTGCAGAGGGCAGTTTCCGATTCGGCTCAGGTATCGGAGTCCGATATTCGCGATGCCTTTAACAGCCAGAACGAGCAGCGTGTGCTCTCCGCCATTGTTGTTGATCCCGACAGCCTGCTGAAATCTGTGAAGGTGGAAGAGCCTGCTGCCAAGGCATGGTACGAAGCGCATAAAGAGCGCTACATGTCGCCTGTGCGTATCAAGCTCAATGCTGTGGAGATTAATCCGACTGAGGTGGCTGCTGACATTACAGTGGACGATGCGGATCTTCAGAAAGCCTATGATGAGCGCAAAGAGAGCTACACCGAGCCGGAGAACCGCAAGGCACATCACATTCTGGCAAAGGTGGCTGCTGATGCCTCAGAAGCAGTGCGTTTAGCAGCTCGTGAGAAGATTGAGAAGGCACTGGCACGCATCAAGGCTGGCGAGGCGTTTACCGCTGTGGCAGAGGATGTCTCTGATGACGTAACCGCGAAAAAGGGCGGTGACCTAGGCTGGTTCAAACAGGGCGTCATGATTGCACCATTTGAAGAGTCTGTATTTTCGCTTAATAAAGGTGATGTCAGCGAGATCGTGGAGAGTGAACTTGGCTATCACCTGATCCAGCTGGACGATGTACGTCCTGCTTCCACTAGGGCCTTTGATGAAGTGAAAGAGACACTGCGTTTCGAGCTGATTCAGGCGCGTGTGATGGATGAGACCTACAAACTCTCCCAGGACCTCGACAATGCACTGGGTATGGAAGATTCACTTAAGGCTGCTGCTGATTCGCTGAACCTAAAGGTGACGACCATTGAACCGGTGAGCATGGATGAGGCGCTTGCCCAGCCACTGCTCTACGACTCCGAACTGCGCGCCAAGGTGTTTTCATCCATGCCGGGCCAGGCAGTTGAGATTCACGATGCCGGTAAGGGACGATATGTTGCATTTGAGGTGCTGGAACGCATTGAACCTGAGGTGCGGGACTTTGCCGAGGTGGCTGCCAGCGCTTATGAAGATGCCCGACGTGATGAGGCCCGCAAGCAGGCTGTTACAATGGCAGATGAGATCCGTAGCCATAGCGACAAATCACTGGATGATCTGGCGCAGCAGTATGGCCAGGCTAAGTTTATCTCCAAGCCTGTTCGCAGTAATGGTGAAGGCGATGAAGCAGGCTGGCTGACCGGTGAGGTGGTAGGGCAGGCATTCCGTGTGAGCTCCGGCGACTGGGTGGCGCGGAGCATGAGTGTACCTCAGGGCATGGCCGTGGTGCGTGTGGATAAGGTGATTGCACCGGATGAGAAGGACCTTGAGGCACAGCGTGAAGCCATTTCCAAGGCTGTGAAGCAGGCTAAGGGTCAGGCGCGTTTCTCTCGCTGGATGGCATCGCTTCGCGACCGCTACGAGATCGCCGTGGATGAGAAGGTGCTTGAGCGTTATTAA
- the lpxK gene encoding tetraacyldisaccharide 4'-kinase translates to MSGLHSRIEGIWWSRSEPPLLLRLLEPLYHCISSRNLNRRARQTVEPPLPLISVGNITAGGSGKTPFVIWLAHALKAEGYSPVILCRGDGGKNAMPTLIDKQADPAVVGDEARLLADLSGCPVIAAKDRIAGSQMAKGMGDIIILDDGFQYRHLKRSCDIVLVPGEGVGNGHLIPAGPLREPIEALVRADIVIRTGDAAELEQPSPLSTGGEWHWQSKATELIDLMNSGAELPSSVYAVTAIARPQRFFDSLTTSGFELSGTKSFPDHHCFSQQEVDAMLHQPNVAVTGKDAVKLAPNWPKGRPLWLLKLEGIGPPGLIKAILKNLKIRP, encoded by the coding sequence ATGAGCGGGCTACACAGCCGTATAGAGGGCATCTGGTGGTCAAGGTCTGAACCACCTCTGCTGCTTCGGCTCCTTGAGCCACTCTATCACTGCATCAGCAGCCGTAACCTCAATCGCCGCGCCAGACAAACTGTCGAGCCGCCACTGCCACTGATTTCAGTCGGTAATATTACAGCTGGCGGCAGCGGTAAAACGCCATTTGTGATCTGGCTGGCGCATGCCCTGAAAGCTGAAGGTTATTCGCCGGTCATTCTCTGTCGCGGCGATGGTGGAAAAAATGCTATGCCAACACTCATCGACAAGCAGGCTGACCCAGCCGTGGTCGGCGATGAGGCACGCCTGCTTGCCGATCTATCCGGATGCCCTGTGATCGCAGCAAAAGATCGCATTGCAGGCAGCCAGATGGCTAAAGGCATGGGTGATATCATTATACTCGACGATGGTTTCCAGTATCGCCATCTCAAGCGCAGCTGTGACATTGTTCTTGTGCCCGGCGAAGGCGTTGGCAATGGTCACCTGATCCCAGCAGGGCCGCTACGCGAGCCGATCGAGGCACTTGTGCGGGCCGATATTGTCATACGCACAGGAGATGCAGCGGAACTGGAGCAACCGTCTCCGCTGAGCACAGGAGGCGAATGGCACTGGCAGAGTAAAGCCACGGAATTGATTGATCTGATGAACAGCGGTGCCGAGCTTCCCTCATCAGTTTATGCGGTCACAGCGATAGCACGGCCGCAGCGTTTTTTCGACAGCCTCACGACAAGTGGATTTGAACTCTCTGGAACAAAATCGTTTCCGGATCATCACTGTTTCAGCCAGCAGGAGGTTGATGCAATGCTGCATCAACCGAATGTTGCAGTGACCGGCAAAGATGCCGTCAAACTTGCACCGAACTGGCCTAAAGGGAGACCGCTCTGGCTGTTGAAGTTAGAAGGAATTGGCCCGCCCGGCCTCATTAAAGCGATACTCAAGAACCTTAAAATCAGGCCATAA
- a CDS encoding 3-deoxy-D-manno-octulosonic acid transferase — protein sequence MSASSGDSGAIIKWKQHLMLQPPAARAGCIWVHACSVGEVGSVAPLIKAILDHGDEVHLTVVTATGFAHAHRLLGERITISYLPWDVPTIFSRFVRTLKPALLLLAETEFWPGMFAACRKQGVPVVGINTRISDRSFPRYHASRAIWKRVLKPVSLFLAQSEVDASRLIAMGVASDKVRVAGNLKYAITPPEVDASALREQLDPSGSRPILLVASTHEKEDEKILDMWPVWHACCPDLLTVIVPRHPQRFEQVATMISGRGLKLTRWSALQSSTQPDVVLIDAMGVLGKLYTVADLVIIAGSLANIGGHNPLEAAICGRGAVTGPYVQNFREIMEEMQSEHAAIVAADERELEQAISRLLAHPDELQQLNASAVLFIRDKGAVLERMMHEIKPWLSSTVKTSA from the coding sequence ATGAGTGCATCATCAGGAGATTCGGGCGCCATCATTAAGTGGAAGCAGCATTTGATGCTGCAGCCCCCTGCGGCCCGCGCAGGCTGTATCTGGGTGCACGCCTGTTCAGTCGGCGAGGTAGGTTCGGTTGCGCCGCTGATCAAGGCCATTCTCGACCACGGAGATGAGGTCCACCTGACGGTGGTAACCGCCACAGGTTTCGCCCATGCCCACCGGCTGCTTGGGGAGCGCATTACTATCTCCTACCTTCCGTGGGATGTTCCGACCATCTTCTCCCGCTTTGTCCGCACATTGAAACCTGCCCTTCTGCTGCTGGCCGAAACCGAATTCTGGCCCGGCATGTTCGCCGCCTGTCGCAAACAGGGTGTGCCCGTGGTCGGCATCAACACACGCATATCTGACCGCTCGTTCCCCCGTTACCATGCCAGTCGGGCTATCTGGAAGCGCGTTCTTAAACCCGTATCCCTCTTTCTGGCCCAGAGTGAGGTCGACGCATCTCGGCTGATTGCGATGGGTGTGGCCAGCGACAAGGTTCGCGTTGCAGGCAACCTTAAGTACGCCATCACTCCTCCGGAGGTCGATGCATCCGCGCTTCGCGAGCAACTCGATCCCAGCGGCAGTCGCCCGATTCTGCTGGTCGCCAGCACACATGAAAAAGAGGATGAAAAGATCCTCGATATGTGGCCCGTCTGGCACGCCTGTTGCCCTGATCTTCTGACCGTGATTGTGCCACGCCATCCGCAACGTTTTGAGCAGGTGGCTACCATGATCAGCGGGCGCGGACTCAAACTAACCCGTTGGTCAGCACTGCAGAGCAGTACCCAACCTGATGTTGTACTGATTGATGCCATGGGTGTTCTGGGCAAGCTCTATACGGTTGCCGATCTGGTAATCATTGCCGGCAGCCTTGCCAATATCGGTGGCCATAATCCATTGGAGGCGGCCATCTGCGGCCGCGGAGCGGTCACCGGCCCCTATGTCCAGAACTTTCGTGAAATCATGGAGGAGATGCAGTCTGAACACGCAGCCATCGTGGCTGCTGATGAGCGAGAGCTTGAGCAGGCCATCTCACGCCTGCTGGCCCATCCGGATGAGTTACAACAGCTCAATGCCAGCGCAGTACTCTTTATCCGGGATAAGGGGGCGGTCCTGGAGCGCATGATGCATGAGATCAAGCCCTGGCTGTCCAGCACCGTGAAAACAAGCGCATGA
- a CDS encoding cation:proton antiporter, with product MIITVLSIAAILYLALQLEDKVGVPSPVGLIALSFGFHLAFGDLFMLTGDPEHFAALVILLLPILLIGDSLELKVSDLKEHGISLFYLAVVAVTLSVVTALLIGDALFGQYNLSVAAIIMLFAMVLATDPVSVVSIFSNFDLPHRLKILCEGESLFNDATALIVFVFVGLYALDGGEITFAYVVQTSLVVVLGSALLGVLVGYIGLMAMKTTDNRIAELLVLILTGYGAFEISEHFYVILNLFGGHSHMHLSGILACIIATVTVHHVLSRAVVDGEKRLEKEAAELDRESAAHSTSRNIIHALVEKIKATVEERDRHLRTKEDVQLLAIVANTMLFVAMAEIIDMELLWRFKTEIIVMFLATTLIRAAMMAKFAFITNRTEKMANVNFRWWGVLTFAGIKGGLSVVMLMMIPSTFEHLEMFKAIVVGVIMLSTFIYSSVLIAIIGKNRTVFARELEEEGGHH from the coding sequence ATGATTATTACCGTACTATCGATCGCCGCCATTCTCTATCTTGCGCTGCAGCTGGAGGACAAGGTGGGTGTTCCCTCTCCGGTCGGATTGATTGCACTGAGTTTCGGCTTCCATCTCGCATTCGGTGACCTCTTTATGCTGACCGGTGATCCAGAACATTTTGCGGCACTGGTGATTTTGCTGTTACCGATCCTGTTGATCGGCGATTCACTGGAGCTGAAGGTTTCTGACCTCAAAGAGCACGGTATAAGCCTTTTCTATCTGGCCGTGGTGGCCGTTACCCTTTCCGTTGTCACAGCACTGCTGATCGGCGATGCCTTGTTCGGGCAGTACAACCTTTCAGTTGCTGCGATCATCATGCTTTTTGCCATGGTTCTGGCGACCGACCCTGTTTCTGTGGTCAGTATCTTTTCCAACTTCGACCTGCCGCACCGGCTTAAAATCCTCTGTGAGGGCGAGAGCCTGTTTAACGATGCAACGGCCCTGATCGTATTTGTGTTTGTTGGCCTCTATGCGCTGGATGGTGGTGAGATCACCTTCGCCTATGTGGTGCAGACAAGCCTTGTCGTGGTACTTGGTTCGGCGCTGCTTGGCGTTCTGGTCGGATACATTGGCCTGATGGCAATGAAAACAACTGACAATCGCATTGCCGAACTACTGGTGTTGATCCTGACCGGTTACGGTGCATTCGAAATATCCGAACACTTTTATGTGATTCTCAACCTTTTCGGCGGCCATTCGCATATGCATCTCTCAGGTATTCTGGCTTGTATTATCGCTACAGTGACGGTGCACCACGTGCTCTCCAGAGCCGTGGTGGATGGCGAGAAGCGCCTTGAGAAGGAGGCGGCGGAGCTGGATCGTGAATCAGCAGCCCACTCCACCTCACGAAACATTATTCATGCACTGGTTGAGAAGATTAAAGCTACCGTCGAAGAACGCGACCGCCATCTGCGTACTAAAGAGGATGTCCAGTTGCTGGCCATTGTCGCCAATACCATGCTCTTTGTGGCGATGGCTGAGATTATCGATATGGAGCTGCTATGGAGGTTCAAGACTGAGATCATTGTAATGTTCCTGGCTACAACGCTGATTCGCGCAGCCATGATGGCCAAGTTTGCCTTCATCACCAACCGGACGGAGAAGATGGCCAATGTGAATTTCCGTTGGTGGGGCGTACTAACCTTTGCCGGTATCAAGGGGGGGCTATCCGTGGTCATGCTGATGATGATCCCCTCCACATTTGAACACCTTGAGATGTTCAAAGCGATTGTGGTCGGTGTGATCATGCTCTCCACCTTCATCTACTCATCTGTCCTGATCGCGATTATCGGTAAGAATAGGACGGTGTTTGCCCGTGAATTGGAAGAGGAGGGTGGTCACCACTAA
- a CDS encoding efflux RND transporter permease subunit yields the protein MKSLIAYFVKRGVVVNLISTILLLGGIYAATQMQREAFPSINFDVIAVSGAYPGAAPREVERLMVAPIEQELKGIDGINVIRSTAYSGTMQITIEVDPNFEDRARLVSDIQQAINRADLPVDLPADPIIMEVKSEQTPVLTFSIFGNFKELELKHLSGQIEDDVRDINGVANVFVQGDRKEEIRIVPHPEKMRDSRISINDIIALVKGWNINAPGGRLKATDGQSIIRITGEFVSAEDAGNLVLRANERGQALYLKDVAEVTQTLQRPYRYVAARGDPAITMIVIKKGDADIITLVDKVRAYLDTVPEKYGEEVHVSTYNDFSTITRLRLGVLTSNGTIGLILVLAMLMLFLRPAVALTTAWGLPIIFFAGIGVLYFMGITLNLLVMFGFIMVLGLMVDDAIIIGENTTYHMERGLSPEQAAIEGTYELIGPVTATVLTTIVAFMPLLFMDGIIGKFIANIPLVVVILLAFSWFEAIFILPNHIRDVANANKHPKERPLFIWITRIYTWMLHKAVKLRYLTILLTIAGLLGSFALASTMKFQLFPSGAETTFYLRVAMPTGTTLEEMRDELIKLDVEVRKRIDPTLLETTTMIAGENSADQREALKQIGDRFGFERIILIPFTERDVKAYDVMSVLEKEIPPLFPKMDISFAMQKPGPPVGRALQVELTGGDEPTMTRVAERLIGMLESIHGVYAVESDLEPGDPEIRIVMDRKLAAYAGVNLATAGTHIRAAFDGLRVSTIKRGKEEIDVTIRYPEEAQRDIDTLMNLEIPNQRGGLIPLHHIAHLESKPGTSSIRHKDARRVINVSAEVDQKNMTSKELNTIVTQRRAEWMGEDADMVKVNLGGEEEKTQESVRGLIFSFVFALLGIFAILAVQFNRVGYPILVMLAIPFGIIGIVIGFFLHGAPLSFMAMMGFVALTGVVVNSSLVMAVFIQRQIIDGVPWRDAILESGKRRLRAVLLTAITTVVGLLPTAYGWGGHDPFVAPMALALSWGLMFSTVITLFSVPAALGIALDIKHRMQKLLGRRVTVN from the coding sequence ATGAAAAGCCTCATCGCCTATTTCGTTAAACGCGGAGTAGTAGTCAACCTCATCTCCACGATCCTGCTGCTGGGAGGCATCTATGCTGCCACACAGATGCAGCGCGAGGCATTCCCGAGCATCAACTTTGATGTGATAGCTGTATCCGGTGCTTATCCCGGAGCTGCTCCGCGTGAAGTGGAACGACTCATGGTGGCTCCGATTGAGCAGGAGTTAAAAGGCATTGATGGCATCAATGTGATCCGCTCCACGGCCTATTCAGGAACCATGCAGATTACCATTGAGGTGGACCCCAATTTTGAAGACCGCGCAAGACTGGTCTCTGATATTCAGCAGGCGATTAATCGCGCCGATCTGCCTGTCGATCTGCCTGCCGACCCGATCATTATGGAGGTAAAATCGGAGCAGACACCAGTGCTTACCTTCTCCATCTTCGGTAACTTCAAGGAGCTGGAACTCAAACATCTGAGTGGCCAAATCGAAGATGATGTGCGTGATATCAACGGCGTTGCCAATGTTTTTGTACAGGGTGACCGCAAGGAGGAGATTCGCATCGTTCCTCATCCAGAGAAGATGCGCGATAGCCGAATCTCCATTAACGACATTATTGCGCTGGTCAAAGGATGGAATATCAATGCACCTGGTGGACGCCTGAAAGCCACAGATGGTCAGAGCATCATCCGCATTACGGGTGAATTTGTATCTGCTGAAGATGCTGGCAATCTGGTACTGCGTGCCAATGAACGTGGGCAGGCGCTATATCTGAAGGATGTCGCTGAAGTAACGCAAACCCTGCAGCGCCCTTACCGTTACGTTGCTGCGCGTGGTGATCCGGCCATCACCATGATCGTGATCAAAAAAGGCGATGCCGATATCATCACGCTTGTCGATAAAGTGCGCGCCTACCTCGACACGGTTCCGGAAAAGTATGGTGAAGAGGTTCATGTCAGCACCTACAATGACTTCTCCACCATCACGCGCCTGAGGCTCGGTGTACTGACCAGTAACGGCACGATCGGCCTGATACTGGTACTGGCGATGCTGATGCTTTTCCTTCGTCCTGCTGTGGCACTGACTACGGCCTGGGGACTACCGATCATCTTCTTTGCCGGTATCGGCGTACTCTATTTTATGGGCATCACCCTCAACTTGCTGGTGATGTTCGGCTTTATTATGGTGCTCGGCCTGATGGTCGATGATGCGATCATCATTGGCGAAAATACCACCTACCATATGGAGCGTGGCCTCTCACCTGAACAGGCTGCCATTGAAGGCACCTATGAGCTAATCGGACCGGTTACCGCCACGGTATTGACCACCATCGTGGCATTTATGCCACTGCTGTTTATGGATGGCATTATCGGTAAGTTTATTGCCAATATTCCTCTGGTGGTTGTGATTCTGCTCGCCTTCTCATGGTTTGAAGCGATCTTTATCCTTCCCAATCATATCCGCGATGTTGCCAACGCCAATAAACACCCGAAAGAGCGGCCTCTGTTTATCTGGATCACCCGCATTTATACTTGGATGCTGCATAAAGCGGTTAAGCTGCGTTACCTGACCATTCTACTGACCATTGCCGGCCTGCTCGGTAGTTTCGCACTGGCCAGCACTATGAAATTTCAACTCTTTCCGTCCGGGGCAGAGACAACATTTTATCTGCGTGTCGCCATGCCTACCGGTACAACCCTGGAGGAGATGCGCGATGAGCTGATTAAGCTGGATGTTGAAGTGCGCAAACGCATTGATCCAACCCTGCTTGAAACCACCACCATGATTGCCGGAGAGAACAGTGCGGATCAGCGCGAGGCTCTGAAGCAGATCGGCGACCGCTTTGGTTTTGAGCGTATTATTCTGATTCCATTTACCGAACGTGATGTCAAAGCCTACGATGTCATGTCTGTGCTGGAGAAGGAGATTCCACCGCTATTCCCGAAAATGGATATCAGTTTTGCCATGCAAAAACCGGGGCCACCCGTTGGCCGTGCCCTGCAAGTTGAACTGACCGGTGGTGATGAGCCCACCATGACCCGTGTGGCGGAACGCTTGATTGGCATGCTTGAATCGATCCATGGTGTTTATGCCGTGGAGAGTGATCTGGAGCCGGGCGATCCTGAAATCCGCATTGTCATGGATCGTAAACTGGCAGCCTATGCCGGTGTGAATCTGGCGACAGCTGGCACGCACATCCGTGCTGCATTCGATGGTCTGCGTGTCTCTACCATTAAACGTGGCAAAGAGGAGATCGATGTCACCATCCGCTATCCTGAAGAGGCACAACGAGATATCGATACTCTGATGAATCTGGAGATCCCCAATCAGCGAGGTGGCCTGATTCCACTTCACCACATCGCCCATCTGGAGAGCAAACCCGGTACCAGCAGCATCCGACATAAAGATGCACGTCGTGTGATTAACGTATCAGCTGAGGTTGATCAGAAGAATATGACCTCTAAAGAGCTCAATACCATTGTCACTCAGCGCAGGGCTGAATGGATGGGTGAAGATGCCGACATGGTCAAAGTGAACCTTGGTGGTGAAGAGGAGAAAACGCAGGAGTCGGTGCGCGGGCTGATCTTCAGTTTTGTATTCGCCCTGCTTGGTATCTTCGCCATTCTGGCTGTGCAGTTTAACCGTGTCGGTTATCCCATCCTCGTTATGCTGGCGATACCCTTTGGCATTATCGGTATTGTCATCGGCTTCTTCCTGCACGGCGCTCCCCTCTCATTCATGGCAATGATGGGTTTTGTTGCCCTCACCGGCGTGGTGGTCAACTCATCGCTGGTCATGGCTGTCTTTATCCAGCGTCAGATCATTGATGGTGTACCATGGCGCGATGCAATCCTGGAGAGTGGAAAACGCCGTCTTCGCGCCGTTCTTCTGACCGCCATCACCACCGTTGTTGGATTGTTACCCACTGCTTACGGCTGGGGAGGTCATGATCCGTTTGTTGCCCCAATGGCACTGGCTCTATCATGGGGATTGATGTTCTCCACCGTGATCACGCTCTTCTCTGTACCTGCAGCACTGGGTATTGCACTGGATATCAAACATAGAATGCAGAAACTGCTGGGAAGAAGGGTCACTGTTAACTGA
- a CDS encoding TolC family protein has product MNPSFNRIIVTTLLLSAWAMPAAAEEMDLKTAIERVISSHPDLDVSLIDRQIAQTDSRRVEGMLDPVVTARIGASEETVPTSSSFQPSETRLGQLSASIAKPLASGGTLGANFNYIRTSQAYPPSPLAAQLSSFNPAYRNQINLNYRHPLLKGSDRPDYSQSLIASEAGVRAANMQQLVTARILALKATNAWFQLASDDINIRIADQAVQRANELLNYQQVREKFGLIETADRLQAEALLAGRKTDLQRARARRASSLNNLNMLMRRAPESAIDIRIEATDERTAPEMHTAMAIAEQKRAELKLLKAQMDAAEAQLMIARDGDNMKLNLVAEVGTRALDTSAAGAAAGGLSANDHYASLSVELSEVLGRNSARATMAKAELQRQRVNAQLRSTMEQIRSDLATAITALRNGKPTLLAARKQSEAEKRKFRAEMKRYREGRSDTATLVQFEGELARAELNADLQALTLQLASRQLLWAQGNLLESLHIDIANSHGQ; this is encoded by the coding sequence ATGAATCCATCGTTCAACCGTATTATCGTCACCACTCTACTGCTTTCCGCATGGGCCATGCCTGCAGCTGCGGAAGAGATGGATCTGAAAACGGCCATTGAAAGAGTCATTAGCAGCCACCCTGATCTGGACGTTAGCCTTATTGACCGGCAAATCGCCCAGACTGACAGCCGACGTGTTGAAGGCATGCTAGATCCGGTAGTCACTGCCCGCATCGGAGCCAGTGAAGAGACCGTACCAACCTCCAGTAGTTTTCAGCCCTCTGAAACAAGGCTCGGTCAGTTATCCGCCAGTATCGCCAAACCGTTAGCCAGCGGTGGAACCCTTGGCGCCAACTTCAATTACATTCGCACCAGTCAGGCCTACCCCCCCTCGCCACTGGCTGCCCAGCTTTCAAGCTTCAATCCCGCCTATCGCAATCAGATCAACCTGAACTATCGCCATCCCTTACTCAAAGGCAGTGATCGCCCCGATTACAGCCAGTCGCTGATTGCCAGCGAGGCAGGTGTGCGTGCTGCTAATATGCAGCAGCTGGTGACCGCACGCATACTGGCACTTAAGGCGACTAACGCCTGGTTCCAGCTGGCATCAGATGACATCAATATCCGTATTGCCGATCAGGCCGTGCAACGGGCAAACGAGCTGCTTAATTACCAACAGGTGCGGGAAAAGTTCGGGTTGATTGAAACTGCCGACCGCTTGCAGGCCGAAGCGCTTCTTGCAGGACGCAAAACCGACCTGCAGCGCGCCAGGGCACGCAGGGCTTCAAGCCTGAACAACCTGAATATGCTGATGCGGCGCGCACCGGAATCAGCAATTGATATTCGTATCGAAGCCACTGATGAGCGTACTGCCCCTGAAATGCACACGGCAATGGCGATTGCCGAGCAGAAGCGGGCAGAGTTGAAGCTTCTGAAAGCCCAGATGGATGCTGCCGAGGCGCAGCTCATGATCGCCCGTGACGGTGATAATATGAAACTTAATCTGGTTGCTGAAGTAGGGACTAGGGCACTTGATACCAGTGCCGCAGGCGCTGCAGCTGGAGGCTTAAGCGCTAACGATCACTACGCCTCACTCTCAGTTGAGCTCAGTGAGGTTCTGGGGCGCAACTCAGCACGGGCAACCATGGCAAAGGCAGAGCTGCAGCGTCAGCGCGTGAATGCCCAGCTCAGAAGCACAATGGAGCAGATAAGAAGTGACCTTGCCACGGCCATCACTGCACTGCGCAATGGCAAACCCACACTGTTGGCGGCTCGCAAGCAGTCTGAAGCGGAAAAGAGAAAATTTAGAGCTGAAATGAAACGATATCGCGAGGGCCGCTCCGATACGGCCACGCTGGTACAGTTCGAAGGTGAGCTGGCAAGAGCTGAGCTCAATGCCGATCTGCAGGCACTCACACTGCAACTAGCATCCAGACAGCTACTCTGGGCGCAAGGCAATCTTCTCGAATCACTGCATATCGACATCGCAAACAGCCATGGACAATAA
- a CDS encoding MarR family winged helix-turn-helix transcriptional regulator gives MSTVMPKRFEDGLGYLVHHLMYALRQTLAEQCASSGYPITADELGVVMMVHQSGSEMGLTQKQLADMLAKDKAVITRLLNSLSSKDLVVRSVDEKDRRVVRVCLTGRGMQAAEKLYPKLVEVLSQAYSDISEEEFLLTHDVLTRMLNNVRGISPE, from the coding sequence ATGAGTACTGTCATGCCAAAACGATTTGAGGATGGACTGGGTTATCTGGTGCATCACCTGATGTACGCCTTGCGCCAGACGCTGGCTGAGCAGTGTGCCAGCAGCGGGTATCCTATTACAGCAGATGAGCTCGGTGTGGTGATGATGGTGCATCAGTCCGGCAGCGAGATGGGCCTCACCCAGAAGCAGCTGGCTGATATGCTGGCTAAGGATAAGGCGGTTATTACCCGTTTGCTCAATAGCCTGAGCAGTAAAGATCTGGTTGTGCGCTCTGTCGATGAGAAAGACCGCCGCGTCGTGCGCGTCTGCCTGACAGGGAGGGGCATGCAGGCAGCTGAAAAACTATATCCAAAGCTTGTCGAGGTTCTCAGTCAGGCCTATAGCGACATCAGTGAGGAGGAGTTTCTACTCACCCATGATGTGTTAACGCGCATGCTTAATAACGTCAGGGGTATTTCACCCGAATAA